The Arabidopsis thaliana chromosome 5, partial sequence genomic interval AACGATCAGCGCAATCTACGGCCCAGAATTAATTATATGGGATATTCTTCACAAGTTTACTGATTAAAGAAAgtcaaattttcataatttacGTAAAGCGTGTGTAATATATTTCTTCAAGTTCTTATTTTAATGTAGGATActttaaatcatataattgGCTCACTAACGGTCGACCGTTATAAAAGTTACCGGGACTAACGGCTTACTGCACCGACTTAACAAGTTATACTATGAGATCAGACCATCTAATATTTAACAAATCTACCGGTTCAATTTCGGTTCATATCAGCAAAACCGATGGCCAGGTAAGTGAAGATTCTTAAAAACCGGTTTATGGCAGTTACGTACGCAATTCCAGCTCTTGATTTAGTTGCCATTTATATCCCATTTATTTCGCATTGGTTATACAGAGTACGAGAGAGAAatagaagacgaagaagaagaaggagatttcttgcaagagaaagagaaaattagggttagggttgcagagaaacagagaggaagaaggattCGAAGAATCCAAATCCAAGCTCTGTATTcatctctctccctttctctTAATCTTTACGATCTTTCTCAAAATCAATCTCATTGTTTCATGGGCCTTGAATCTTTTCCGATCTCTGAAATGGACGCGACCGATGAAATGCACGAAGCCATGTTCGCGAAACGAGGTTGTTGTTTTATCCTCCCTTGTCTTGGATCATCTCAGCCATCTGGTCCTAACGGATCTGTGTGGTGGCAACGAATCAGAACCGTTGATAAATTGGAGCCTGATGAGCGGTGGTGGGTCTCTGGGTGGATGAAGATGAGGGAATGGTCTGAGATCGTAGCTGGTCCCAAATGGAAAACTTTTATCCGTCGCTTTGGACGTAATCACTGCTGCAACGGTGGCATTGACGGTGGTTGTAATCGGCCGGAGCATGTTAGTTTCCGGTACGATTCGTGGAGTTACTCGTTGAATTTCGACGACGGGAAACAGACGGGTCATTTCGAAGATGAGTTTCCTTACCGTGATTACTCGATGAGGTTCGCTGCGCCGTCTCTGCCGGTTTCTACTAAATGCTCCATTGATTTCGACAATGATAACCACGCGCCGTCGCTGTTTAAGTGAAAAATGTCACGCGCTTCTCTGTTCCGGTACTGCTCTGTTCTAAATGGGCTGGCGCTAACGTGCACCGCACTGATGAAAGGGGAGATACATTAGAAGAAACAgtggatttttttctttgcaaagaaatattacttttttaCACAgctttcatttatttgttttttgtaattctttCACTTTGaatgaaattatttatttgatcaCTATTTTCTCCCATTTTTGATTAACtttatttgatcaaattttGTGAGAAAATTGTTAGTgatcaatttttgtaattctACACACAAAGATAAACTTTTTAGAGAAAGACATGATGAAGGTAggaaacatatatttatatatttatgtaaaatacAGTATATAATCCAACAAGAAATAGGAGAAAGGAAGCTATTTAATGGGTTGGAGAAGGTTGCAATTGCAGAGGAATAGCAACAGAAACGGTAAGAGACTGTCTTTGTGCCTGTCTCTACCTTCAGACATGCTCACCATGTTTTTTTCAGGTACATTACATTGTTGTAGAATTACCTTATGCAATTTCCTATTTGGAACCTTGCCAAAAGCTAGAGTTTACTTCTAAGTACCTCTGCTGATTTCCTACAGTTTCATGTGTTCAGAAAACTAAACACAATGTAATGTTTCAGACAATGATCTTGTCTTGTGGTtgaatcagttttttttttttttttttttttttttttttttctgtagaaACTTTTTTACGTTTTAGCTACTACTCACTTGTACATTTTTTATATCGTTGGTGgatcttatattttttaaatgttgtCCATCTTGTCCGTTAATTAGGTGCAGTATGATTTAAAGTGACGGTATAGCGTTATGGATCTTATTACTTCTGCAGAGATGCTAAAATTGATGAACAATATGCTTTTAGAATAAGTGGTAATAGCTTAGTGATTTAGACATATTACCCTGAATTAAGGGATGGATATGGGTATTGGAATCTTATTCAACTAATAAGGTAATGATGTGAAAGTTTAGCTCTGAGTTTTTATGCAGCTGGAAGCATCTCATTGGTGTTGGAACTAAGCTTTTCATTGCAAGTTGCAGATATATTTAGCTTACACAAtggcaaaaaaacaaaattaatgtaattaaaaacaaaattttctctttaagaATTGCTATACAATTTACAACTCCTCTCTTCTGAcagttttctcttcttatagTGCCTTTCAAGAACTCGTTTGGCCTCAGAACTGGGAAAGTTAGCAAGCTTATAGTAATGTGGTGCAACATCTACAAGCCATTCACCGCGAATATGTGTGACGGTTCGGATGAAATTTCGGCTAGTGAAAACGTATTCGTTGTAAACTACCCACTCTGGTTTGTGATCCAAGCAATTGGAAGGATGCAAGTGCACCACTTGGTCATCCTTATCTCTGAAAGTCAAGTAGTGGCCAGTGCGTTCTAGGTGAGCCACTTGCATGAAATAACCTGCAAGCAAGGCCTTTCTTATGTTGACGTAGTAGTCCCTGCTGTTGAAATCAGGGCTACACAACTTAATCTGAAACCTCAACATGATCCGGACCAACTGCTCTCTAACACTAACTGCAGACTTCATTGCTCTGTAGTTGATGAACTTTGTACAGCACCAATTTGGGTCTTGGTTGTTTTGCAAGAAAGCATGGAACAAATTCAAAAGTGTGAGATGATCTCCATCAATGTGTGCAAAGCTAGATTTGGCTTCATCTGCTGCTTTTTGAGCTTCTCCTCTTGGCCTGATGAAACAATTTGGTACTGATAACATCGCAGAAATCGAAAGAATCTCGTTTGAGCAGTTGAATTGAGGACTGACTATGAGCATCTTTGCCATCTGTGGGTCTAAAGGAAACTCACTCATCATCTCACCTGTCTTTGTCAAGTTACAGTCATCATCAAGTGCTCCCAAATGATACAAATCGTCCAAGGCCCGAGCGAGGGTATCAGGAGCAGGAGAATCTATAAGATCGAAGCGTACCAAGTTTTTCACACTAAGTCCTTTCAAGGTCAGAACTGTGTTTGCAAGGTTTGTCATTGTCATTTGCAAGGAGTAATATAATGTTTGATggtcaaaaattatattactCCATGAATTTATGAACCTTCTGACAGAAAGAGAGCTTTTCTAAAGGGTATTTATGTCTTTTTACAGGCTTGCTTCGAGTGGATAATGTGAGAAAagagcaaaacacaaaaatgaaaaaaccttcttctcttgtAACTCGCACAACCTTATCGAGTGAAAGAAGATTGGGTCAGTAGTGAAAAATGGCGTCGATTGCAGCTTCTTCTACCTTTCACTCGTTTTGCAGAACCAAAAGCCCTAATCTTTCTTCGACCCACCTTCTTCCTTTGTCGAAAAACCTCAACTTTCGGACCAGAGCTATCGGAAATAGCCGCAATTGCAGTTTTGCTGggtttataaaacaaaatcgcCTTGGATTGAGGAAGCTTTCGTCTAttggagaaggaggagaaggtGTCGCTGTCGCAGAGGAGCAACCGCAAGAGACTGTCTCTGTTCCTGTCTCTCCTTCAGACATGCTCACCATGTTTTTCCAGGTACATCACTCTCTGTCCAGTGAATTTGTGTGATTATCATCCTCATTCTCCACTTATGGCTTTTTAATAGATATAGTAGGATTGATTCATGGTTGTATTATAAGGTCTTAGAAATGAGGTTTGCAAAATTGTATTGATACTGTTTTGAAGATACTATGAGCATTACTCTGTTGCAATTTCATGTGGCCTCAAATTGAGTCTGAACATTGTTGGATTTTTTGCTTGATTATGAAGGCTGATGGAACTTTGAACGAAGCAGCTATTCCTAATGTGACAAGGGCCTTACAGGTAATACTTTGCTTTGTAATCTCTCCTTGAACTAGCAAATCTGTGTGGAGCTTGACGAGAATCTTTGTGAATGCATCTGGTTCTTGGATTATATAACCCTTTTGGTTACTTGTTTCAATTCAATTTAATCTTTGTAGTTGTGTTAAACTTGGAATTTGGGTGTTCACTTTACTCTTTCCACGCTCTAAATCTTCCTTAGTACCTATAGCTTACAAAAACAGTGAATATAAAGGTTCCAATTGatacttgttttgttctttcaggATATTGATGGAGTTTCCAATTTAAAGGTTCAGGTTTCTGAAGGTGTTGCCGTCGTTGAGGTATGTTTTACATCCAACATTGCCTTTACATGTCTCTTCACACCCCTACACAGTACACATATATGTTTAGAGGATATAAATAGATAAGGACAGATGTTGAATATGTTATTAGAGATATAATGGCTGGCACACCCTTAGAAGGACTGGACTGGTCAAATATGTCATTTTGTTGTACATTTTGGTGGTTAACCAGGGGATTAGTCTTTGGGGCCGTATAACAAAAGCCTCGAGCCTGACCTTGAATAGTTAAGGCCTTTATATGAACGGTTCTGTTACTGCTCGTAGCAACATCTCTATGTTTGATTGTACAATTGAATCTGGCTTATGTTGTGATCAATGTATGTGAAGCTTTTGAAGCAAACAACGGTTCAAGCAACAGGAGTGGCGTCAAACTTGGTGGAGACTATACAAGGAGCTGGATTTAAGTTACAGACTTTGAATCTGAGTTTTGAAGATGACGATGAGGTTCTTGTCTAGTGAAATCATCCTTTTCCTCCATTTTGTGATTAAAGAAACTCATAATGTTCAATTCTAGGGataatttctttcatttgttcctctaaagaaaacaaatgtggTAACTTTTTTTAGAAAGTGGgaattaatgttttctttgttgaaataaaagagaaatggaAAATATCTATATTGATTAGTGGGTCATATACATATGGGTTCCCACAAAGCATGGAGGTTGGCATTTTTATAGACTTTTAGGTTCATTGCTTTGTACAATGCATTTAGTTTTGTGTGTGGATATGATTGTCATTTGTCACTATGTATATGTATGCATGTACGATGTTGACATTGTGGAGTACTGTGGTTGATGATATGGTGAATCACAGCTCATGCATTGTTGTACTTATAACCCaaatctttacttttttaaaaaatgtgatATTATAGACCAAAAACCTGTTCTTACCAAAACATGTGAAACAATCCTCTGTTTTAACATCTTAATTTATGAAACTATGTCATCGTGGAGTCTGTTTTAGTTTATTCATTACgtaaaagaagataagaaacaTTCATTCgtaacaaaattttatcatGTTAACAGAAAAGAGGAAAGTGTGTGTACTCGCGACATATGTAAtgataaaaaatatgtatgtacTCGTTGTCGATTTCACTTTAATTACACTGTTGACCTCTTTTTCGAAAATATCagaattataaataaataataataataatcaccGCAACCATTTAAAGAACTCATGTGCTATTGTCCATCTATGATTTGAGAAcacttaattttttattagaaaatatgaaagataTATACCATATAGCTTagatatttcaaaacaaagtaTAGTAGTAATCTCGTAGGCCATGCTTGCTAAGTTAGCTAAACATAAACGACAAACCCTTGCTCACTGGTGCAATAATCGAAGTGAAGAGCCTctttatatgaaatatataagcGACACAGCCTTATGGGCAAATCGAAtgctatttatttatttgataagaagattaataatttcaatttgtCATCCACTAGTCTCTTGGGGTACTCAAAACATATCACCAAAAAGTCCATAGAGttatttgttcttatttaCTGATAAAGTATTCCAAGTTGATGTACGAATAAA includes:
- a CDS encoding NHL domain protein; this encodes MGLESFPISEMDATDEMHEAMFAKRGCCFILPCLGSSQPSGPNGSVWWQRIRTVDKLEPDERWWVSGWMKMREWSEIVAGPKWKTFIRRFGRNHCCNGGIDGGCNRPEHVSFRYDSWSYSLNFDDGKQTGHFEDEFPYRDYSMRFAAPSLPVSTKCSIDFDNDNHAPSLFK
- a CDS encoding helicase associated (HA2) domain-containing protein (helicase associated (HA2) domain-containing protein; FUNCTIONS IN: helicase activity; INVOLVED IN: biological_process unknown; LOCATED IN: cellular_component unknown; EXPRESSED IN: sperm cell; CONTAINS InterPro DOMAIN/s: Helicase-associated domain (InterPro:IPR007502), Domain of unknown function DUF1605 (InterPro:IPR011709); BEST Arabidopsis thaliana protein match is: RNA helicase family protein (TAIR:AT3G62310.1); Has 5771 Blast hits to 5717 proteins in 1127 species: Archae - 0; Bacteria - 1821; Metazoa - 1566; Fungi - 1074; Plants - 520; Viruses - 0; Other Eukaryotes - 790 (source: NCBI BLink).); this translates as MTNLANTVLTLKGLSVKNLVRFDLIDSPAPDTLARALDDLYHLGALDDDCNLTKTGEMMSEFPLDPQMAKMLIVSPQFNCSNEILSISAMLSVPNCFIRPRGEAQKAADEAKSSFAHIDGDHLTLLNLFHAFLQNNQDPNWCCTKFINYRAMKSAVSVREQLVRIMLRFQIKLCSPDFNSRDYYVNIRKALLAGYFMQVAHLERTGHYLTFRDKDDQVVHLHPSNCLDHKPEWVVYNEYVFTSRNFIRTVTHIRGEWLVDVAPHYYKLANFPSSEAKRVLERHYKKRKLSEERSCKLYSNS
- a CDS encoding Heavy metal transport/detoxification superfamily protein codes for the protein MASIAASSTFHSFCRTKSPNLSSTHLLPLSKNLNFRTRAIGNSRNCSFAGFIKQNRLGLRKLSSIGEGGEGVAVAEEQPQETVSVPVSPSDMLTMFFQADGTLNEAAIPNVTRALQDIDGVSNLKVQVSEGVAVVELLKQTTVQATGVASNLVETIQGAGFKLQTLNLSFEDDDEVLV